CGCTTATAGGCTTGCCCCGAGCACTCTTATTTTCAGTATCAACAACTATAGCCACATCCATCTCTATGTTCTCCACCCCCACCCATTCTCCTGATATCAGAACATATGTGGGGTGGTTAGTTGTGGAGTAGAAACCCTCAGGCAGAGTTCTGTCTTTGGGAGCAAGCCTTAGCCTTACCTCCTCAACCTCGGGAATCTTGGCACCTATTTTTAGAAGTTCACTCAGAATGTAATCAAGCTGTTCCCTCGAATCTGCCTTAATAAGAATTCTTGCATAGCTTGTGTCACTCTTGTGCTTTCCAATCTGAAACTCAAGAACATCGAAGTCTCCGCCGGCATCCATAATTGCATCAAAGGCCTTTGGGAGAATCAGGGAATCAATTATGTGACCTTCAAGCTCAATTTCCTTTACTGCAACCATGATAGATATAAATATTCAGGAGTATTTAAATTCTTCATATGATAAACCTGAGGCTCACCATGGAGAGCGGCCAGCCACCAGAGTTTCTATGGATAAAGAATAAAAACAAATATACAAGACTTTTAAATGGCAGAGAGGTTGCTCTATGGCAGGAGGGAGAGGAAATAAAGTCAGAGAGACTTTCGCATAACTATTTGGAAGAGTTTCTGAGACTGGATGATAATCTTCGGGAGATTTACGAGGTCATAGGTTCTGAGATTAAGATGAAAGAAGCAATTAAGGAGTTTAAGGGTCTGAGGATAACCAGAAACGACCTCTGGGAGACGACAGCAAGTTTCATCTGCTCAATAAACAGCAATATTCCAAGAATCAGTAAGAATGTACAGTGCCTCCTGGGAAAGGACGGTAATATGCCTCTGGAGCTTTATTCTCAGGATTTGAGTTATGTTAAACTGGGCTTCAGAGAAAGGTATATCAGAGAGACATCAAGGCTCATTGCTGGAGGTTTTCTTGATGGAATAGAGAAGCTTGGCTATCATGAAGCCAGAGAAAAGCTAATAAAATTGCCGGGGGTTGGGCCCAAAGTTGCTGACTGTATTCTCCTCTTCGGTCTCGGCAAACTTGAAGCCTTTCCTGTGGACGTGTGGATAGCAAGAGCTATGAAGAGATACTTCAAAATTGAGGGAGAGAAGAAGGTCAGAGCCTTTGCCAGAAAAGAGTGGCACCCTTATGAGGGCTATGCCCAGCAATATCTATATATGAAGGTTAGAAGGGATTTCGGGAAGGTCAGGTGAAAGTATACAAAACCAGTAAATATTGAAATACTGATAATAAAGTATAAAGATGTGGAGTTATACTATCCTCTAAGTAGCTAAATCGTAAACGCCCTGGTAGCTCAACTGGCAGAGCGTCCGCCTCGTAAGCGGAAGGTTGGGGGTTCGAGGCCCCTCCAGGGCTTAATATTTTCTGGTATAATTTTCCTGGAAAAATCAAATGTAATGGCAGAAGGTTCAGACCCTGGTCTATGCATCACATCTGGCAGGGATGTTAAAAACACTATTGTTCAATTCGATATAAAAGCTCAAAATGAAGTGTTAAATAAAAAAATGGCTTATGCTCTGGCAAAAGATGAAAATCTCTTTTTAACTGAATATGGCGGGACAGGAGACGGAATAATAGGTGCACTGTCCGCTGTGGGTCTCACAGCAGGTGGAAATAACGGAAGATTTATTGAGTTTGGAAAAATCAGGGAATTCATGGGATATTTGAAAGCCGGAGAACTTGAAACTAATGGTATGAATGCGATATCGGAAACTCTCACCCCAATACCTTCAGGCGATATTATCAATACTATGAACTGGGTGAGACCCAGACTATATAACGGTACGCCAACCCTCATGGTTGAGAAGAAAGATGGCTGCTGGGAATCAATTGATAGAAAAAAAAGGTGAATCAGGCATCTTTCCAGCAATTTTTTTACTTCGTTAACCCTACTGTAACTGATGGTTAACGAGGTGATATTGTGTTTATTAACGAAAGGGCAAGACTTGGTATTTTTAGATGGAGATATAATCTGGCTTTTTATTATAAGGTTGCTTTAGCCTTTGTCTTCGCAGGTTTTACAGGCATTGGCGCTCAACTTAATTTCTATCTTCCATTCACCCCTGTACCGGTGACAATGCAGGTTCTTCCTGTACTGCTCAGCGGGGTTATTCTTGGTAAGCACTACGGTGCTCTGAGTCAGTTAATTTATGCCAGCCTTGGTGCTCTCGGTCTTGCCTGGTTCGCAGGTAATACAGCCGGAATTGCAGTGCTTACAGGTGCTACCGGTGGTTATATAATTGCCTTTATAGTTGCTGCCTGGGTAATAGGCTACTTCACAGATAGCTACAGGGAAGCAAGGTCAAAGCTTTCCCAGGCCGTGCTCATGTTTTCAGGTGTAATAATAATCTACATTTTCGGTGCTGCCCAGCTTTCTTTTATTACAGGTATGGGGGCTAGAGAAGCTGTTCTTAAGGGCATATTTCCCTTCATTCCGGGTGATATATTCAAGGCAATAATTGCTATAGGAATAAGCTCTGTACTTCTGCCAGAAGGAAGCTATGCTATTGAAAAGAAGAACTTCAATTCAAAACTCCTTGCCCTGAGTACAGGGGGAGTTGCTATTACCCTTGGCTTATTCTGGGTCAGCATTGCACAGATTAAGACACTTGAGGCTTTCTCACTTGTCTCCACAGTGGGAATTTACTCAATAGCCATTGCAGTCTTCAGCTTTGGAATTTTAAAATCTTTGAGAGGGTAAAACTACTCAAACTCTATTGTGGCTGGTGGTTTATCTGTCACATCATAGAGTACCCTTGTAACCCCAGCTATCTCCCCTGTTATCCTCCTCTGTATTGTTTTTAAAACCTCCCAGGGAAGCTCCATGGCAACTGCTGTCATGGCATCCACACTTTCCACTGCCCTGATAGCTATGGTATGCCCGTAGTCTCGAATGTCACCCTTGACTCCAACACTCTTATCTCTGAAAAGCACTGCAAAGGCCTGCCATGGCTTAAGTCCTGCTTTTTTTATCTCCTCCTCCACGATGGCATTTGCTTCTTTCACAATCTTCACTCTTTCAGGAGTGACCTCACCTATAATTCTGACAGCAAGCCCGGGGCCAGGAAAAGGCATCCTCTCAGATATATTCTCAGGTAAACCCAGGGCTCTTGCAACGATTCTCACCTCGTCCTTGTATAGATCTCTCAAAGGTTCGACAAGCTCAAGAACCATACCGCTGGGTAAACCCGCAACATTATGATGACTTTTTATTCCACCCGAACTCTCAATCCAGTCAGGTGCTATAGTACCCTGCATAAGATACTTTGCATCAATCCTCTTCGCCTCCTCCTCAAAAACCTCAATGAAAACTTTTCCTACTATCTTTCTCTTCTTCTCAGGGTCCTCTGTACCTTTGAGTGCTTCAAAGAACCTTTCCTGAGCCTTAACAACCCTGAGATTCATTCCCAGTCTCTCCTGGAATACCTTTATAATCTCCTCTTCCTCGCCCTTGCGCATAAAACCATGGTCAACAAAGACAGCCACAAGCCTGTCACTTAGAACACTGTGAGCAAGAACAGCGGCAACAGATGAATCAACACCTCCTGAGAGGCCTATTATTGTCCTGCCTTCCTTAACCTGATTTTTTATTTGTGCTTTAGCCTCTTCTATAAACTTTTCAGCATCAAACATTCTCTTCACCTTTCTTTATTGCAGCCTTAACAAAGGAAAAAAAGACAGGCGCTGGCTTAAGAGGTCTGGACTTGAACTCAGGATGAAACTGAGTCGCAATAAAATGTATATGTCCGGGAAGTTCAAGAATTTCCATTCTTCTTCCTTTATCGCTTCTGGCAGAGAACTTTATGCCATGCTTTTCAATATCCTCTATAAATTCCGGGCTAACCTCATACCTGTGGCGATGCCTCTCTCTGACATTTCTTTTACCATAGATTCTGTAGGCAATTGTGCCCTCTTCAATCTCAAGAGGAATTTCACCAAGACGCATAGTCCCGCCAAGCTGTTCAATATCCTTCTGCTCAGGCAATATGTCTATCACAGGATACGGTGTATCAGGGTCAAGCTCTGCACTGTTAGCTTTCTTCTTTTTCATCACATTTCTTGCAAACTCTACCACAGCAAGCTGGAAACCGAAGCATATTCCGAGATATGGTATATTGTTTTCCCTTGCATACTTAATAGTAAGAATTTTACCCTCGCTACCTCTCTTTCCGAAGCCACCCGGCACAAGAATACCCTGAGCATCAGAGAGCTCTTTCAGCTTCTCCTTATTCTCCTCAAAGTCCTCAGCCTCAAACCACAGTACATTCACATCCCTTCCCATACTCCAGGCAGCATGCCTGAGAGCTTCAACTATGCTTATATAGGAGTCCCTCAGCTCCACATACTTGCCAACAATGGCAATATTAACCTTTTTATCAATACCTTTAACCTTATTTATAAAATTCCTCCACTTTTTCAGGTCTCTTCTCCTTTCCCTCAGATTGAGCTTTGCTAATATATTATCTCCAACACCCTGCTCCTCCATTATCAGAGGAACCTCGTAAACAAAATCCACATCATGATTGCTTATAACATCAAGCTTACCAACATCGCAGAAGAGTGAGATTTTGGCCCTTGTGTCCTCTTTGAGTGGTTTTTTTGTTCTGCACACGATTATGTCCGGCTGGATTCCCAGACCCCTCAGCTCCTTGACACTGTGCTGGGTTGGCTTTGTCTTCTGTTCACCCACAGCTTCAAGAGTGGGAACAAGAGTCACATGCACGAAAAGAACATTCTCCTTTCCAAGTTCCATGCGCATCTGGCGAAGAGCTTCAAGGAAAGGCATACTCTCAATATCACCTGTGGTACCACCTATTTCGACAAGAAGAACTTCAGGGTTATTTATTCTTGCTATTCTCTGAAGCTGCTTTTTTATTTCATCAGTAATATGAGGTATAACCTGGACAGTCTGCCCCAGATATTCTCCCTTCCTCTCCTTCTCAAGAACAGAAAGGTAAACCCTGCCAGTTGTGATATTGTGGTCTCTTGTAATCTCCACATCAAGAAAGCGTTCGTA
The archaeon BMS3Bbin15 DNA segment above includes these coding regions:
- a CDS encoding hypothetical protein (8-oxoguanine DNA glycosylase, N-terminal domain), translated to MESGQPPEFLWIKNKNKYTRLLNGREVALWQEGEEIKSERLSHNYLEEFLRLDDNLREIYEVIGSEIKMKEAIKEFKGLRITRNDLWETTASFICSINSNIPRISKNVQCLLGKDGNMPLELYSQDLSYVKLGFRERYIRETSRLIAGGFLDGIEKLGYHEAREKLIKLPGVGPKVADCILLFGLGKLEAFPVDVWIARAMKRYFKIEGEKKVRAFARKEWHPYEGYAQQYLYMKVRRDFGKVR
- the bioY gene encoding biotin transporter BioY — its product is MFINERARLGIFRWRYNLAFYYKVALAFVFAGFTGIGAQLNFYLPFTPVPVTMQVLPVLLSGVILGKHYGALSQLIYASLGALGLAWFAGNTAGIAVLTGATGGYIIAFIVAAWVIGYFTDSYREARSKLSQAVLMFSGVIIIYIFGAAQLSFITGMGAREAVLKGIFPFIPGDIFKAIIAIGISSVLLPEGSYAIEKKNFNSKLLALSTGGVAITLGLFWVSIAQIKTLEAFSLVSTVGIYSIAIAVFSFGILKSLRG
- the guaA_3 gene encoding GMP synthase [glutamine-hydrolyzing]; the encoded protein is MFDAEKFIEEAKAQIKNQVKEGRTIIGLSGGVDSSVAAVLAHSVLSDRLVAVFVDHGFMRKGEEEEIIKVFQERLGMNLRVVKAQERFFEALKGTEDPEKKRKIVGKVFIEVFEEEAKRIDAKYLMQGTIAPDWIESSGGIKSHHNVAGLPSGMVLELVEPLRDLYKDEVRIVARALGLPENISERMPFPGPGLAVRIIGEVTPERVKIVKEANAIVEEEIKKAGLKPWQAFAVLFRDKSVGVKGDIRDYGHTIAIRAVESVDAMTAVAMELPWEVLKTIQRRITGEIAGVTRVLYDVTDKPPATIEFE
- the pyrG gene encoding CTP synthase, whose amino-acid sequence is MTKFIIVTGGVLSGLGKGVTSAALDLLLKSKGVAVDICKVDPYLNVDPGLMNPYQHGEVWVTKDGYEADLDFGHYERFLDVEITRDHNITTGRVYLSVLEKERKGEYLGQTVQVIPHITDEIKKQLQRIARINNPEVLLVEIGGTTGDIESMPFLEALRQMRMELGKENVLFVHVTLVPTLEAVGEQKTKPTQHSVKELRGLGIQPDIIVCRTKKPLKEDTRAKISLFCDVGKLDVISNHDVDFVYEVPLIMEEQGVGDNILAKLNLRERRRDLKKWRNFINKVKGIDKKVNIAIVGKYVELRDSYISIVEALRHAAWSMGRDVNVLWFEAEDFEENKEKLKELSDAQGILVPGGFGKRGSEGKILTIKYARENNIPYLGICFGFQLAVVEFARNVMKKKKANSAELDPDTPYPVIDILPEQKDIEQLGGTMRLGEIPLEIEEGTIAYRIYGKRNVRERHRHRYEVSPEFIEDIEKHGIKFSARSDKGRRMEILELPGHIHFIATQFHPEFKSRPLKPAPVFFSFVKAAIKKGEENV